The Etheostoma spectabile isolate EspeVRDwgs_2016 chromosome 1, UIUC_Espe_1.0, whole genome shotgun sequence genome has a segment encoding these proteins:
- the lrrc4cb gene encoding leucine-rich repeat-containing protein 4C — translation MLNTMISSLQRQTMRGRRLKGALSNPLFVLLLALQILVVAGLVRAQTCPSVCSCSNQFSKVICTRRSLRDVPDGISTNTRYLNLQDNLIQVIKVDSFKHLRHLEILQLSKNHIRSIEIGAFNGLASLNTLELFDNRLTTIPNGAFEYLSKLKELWLRNNPIESIPSYAFNRVPSLRRLDLGELKRLSYISDGAFKDLSNLRYLNLGMCNLKEIPNILPLVRLEELEMSGNQLSVVKPSSFLGLVNLQKLWMMHAQIQTIERNSFDDLQSLVELNLAHNNLTFLPHDLFTPLHRLERVHLHHNPWNCNCDILWLSWWLKEAVPANTSCCARCHSPAVFKGRYIGELDHSYFQCDVPVIVEPPSDLNVTEGMGAELKCRTSSLTSISWLTPNGSLVTHGAYKVRLSVLNDGTLNFTSVTMQDTGTYTCMVSNTAGNISASAVLNVTSVENSGVTYFTTVTVETIETPGDDSQTPLPPFGWVSSSTTKGTPVSTRTTERTYTIPVLDLDGEGALNGLDEVMKTTKIIIGCFVAITLMAAVLLVIFYKMRKQHNQQDSDGPASSMEVITVEEELAGVAAMERHLTLPPLEHYNHYNTYKNTYHHAPMLSTIHSSTTQEPLLIQACSKDNVQETQI, via the coding sequence ATGCTGAACACAATGATTTCTTCCCTCCAGCGCCAGACAATGAGAGGTCGTAGGCTGAAGGGGGCGCTGTCCAACCCCCTCTTTGTGCTGCTTTTGGCCCTCCAGATCCTGGTGGTGGCTGGGCTGGTTCGCGCTCAGACCTGTCCTTCTGTCTGCTCATGCAGCAACCAGTTCAGCAAAGTGATATGCACCCGACGCAGTCTGCGGGACGTCCCAGATGGCATTTCCACCAACACTCGCTACCTGAACCTCCAGGACAACCTCATCCAGGTCATCAAGGTGGACAGTTTCAAACATCTGCGCCATCTGGAGATCCTGCAGCTGAGCAAGAACCACATCCGCAGCATTGAAATTGGCGCCTTTAATGGACTGGCCAGTCTCAACACCTTGGAGCTCTTTGATAATCGGCTCACAACAATCCCCAATGGAGCATTTGAGTACTTGTCTAAGCTGAAGGAATTGTGGCTAAGGAACAACCCCATCGAAAGTATACCATCTTATGCCTTCAACCGGGTCCCCTCGCTTCGAAGGCTGGATCTAGGTGAGCTCAAACGTCTCTCCTACATTTCTGACGGAGCCTTCAAGGACTTGAGCAACCTGCGCTACCTGAACCTGGGAATGTGCAACCTCAAGGAGATCCCCAATATCTTACCTTTGGTCAGACTTGAAGAGCTAGAAATGTCAGGAAACCAGCTCTCGGTTGTCAAGCCCAGCTCCTTTTTAGGTTTAGTGAACCTCCAAAAGCTGTGGATGATGCATGCCCAGATCCAAACAATCGAGAGGAATTCCTTTGATGATCTTCAGTCACTGGTCGAGCTCAACCTAGCTCACAACAACCTTACCTTTCTACCACATGACCTCTTCACACCATTGCATCGCCTGGAGCGGGTCCACCTCCATCACAACCCTTGGAACTGCAACTGTGATATCTTGTGGCTCAGCTGGTGGCTGAAGGAGGCAGTACCTGCCAATACTAGCTGCTGCGCCCGTTGCCATTCTCCTGCAGTCTTTAAAGGTCGCTACATTGGGGAATTGGACCACAGCTATTTCCAGTGTGATGTTCCTGTCATTGTGGAGCCACCCAGTGACTTGAATGTTACAGAAGGCATGGGTGCAGAGCTTAAATGTCGTACCAGCTCGCTGACATCCATCAGCTGGCTTACACCAAATGGCTCTTTGGTGACACATGGGGCTTATAAGGTGCGTTTGTCTGTACTTAATGATGGGACACTGAACTTCACTAGCGTCACAATGCAGGACACTGGGACTTACACCTGTATGGTAAGCAACACAGCAGGCAACATTTCTGCCTCCGCTGTGCTTAATGTCACTTCTGTGGAAAACAGCGGAGTGACCTATTTTACCACAGTCACCGTGGAGACCATTGAGACTCCGGGGGATGATAGCCAAACGCCACTTCCCCCATTTGGCTGGGTCTCATCCTCTACAACAAAAGGGACTCCTGTTTCAACACGGACCACAGAGCGGACTTATACAATTCCAGTTCTTGATCTGGATGGAGAGGGAGCCCTCAATGGTCTAGATGAGGTGATGAAAACCACCAAGATTATCATAGGCTGCTTCGTGGCCATCACACTTATGGCTGCAGTTCTGCTGGTTATTTTCTACAAGATGAGGAAGCAACATAACCAGCAGGATTCTGATGGCCCTGCCTCCTCCATGGAGGTCATTACAGTTGAAGAAGAGCTTGCAGGTGTCGCTGCCATGGAGAGACACCTAACCCTGCCCCCTCTGGAGCACTACAACCACTACAACACCTACAAGAACACTTACCACCATGCTCCTATGCTCAGTACCATACACAGCTCAACCACACAGGAACCTTTACTGATTCAAGCCTGCTCAAAAGACAATGTACAAGAGACCCAAATCTGA